One genomic segment of Equus przewalskii isolate Varuska chromosome 13, EquPr2, whole genome shotgun sequence includes these proteins:
- the FOXI1 gene encoding forkhead box protein I1, whose amino-acid sequence MSSFDLQAPSPPRCSPQFPSIGQEPPEMNLYYENFFHPQGVPSPQRPPSFEGGGEYGATPNPYLWLNGPAMTPPPYLPGTNASPFLPQAYGVQRQLLPSMSGLGGGDLGWLPIPSQEELMKLVRPPYSYSALIAMAIHGAPDKRLTLSQIYQYVADNFPFYNKSKAGWQNSIRHNLSLNDCFKKVPRDEDDPGKGNYWTLDPNCEKMFDNGNFRRKRKRKSDVSSGTGSLASEKAEGTFLAGSPKTTEPQDVLDSTSPGTTSSPEKRPSPPPSGTPCLNSFLSTMTAYVSGSSPVSRPAATPGLSPEPTDKMGQNLLNFSSYTPLTNLSGHGGGGEWANPMPTNALGYGGSVLNQFSPHFYNSINVNNGLYPREGTEV is encoded by the exons ATGAGCTCCTTTGACCTCCAGGCGCCCTCTCCCCCTCGCTGCAGCCCCCAGTTCCCCAGCATCGGCCAGGAGCCCCCCGAGATGAATCTTTACTATGAGAACTTCTTCCACCCCCAGGGCGTGCCCAGCCCTCAGCGGCCCCCCTCCTTCGAGGGAGGCGGCGAGTACGGGGCCACCCCCAACCCCTACCTCTGGCTCAACGGGCCGGCCATGACCCCGCCACCCTACCTGCCAGGCACCAACGCCagccccttcctgcctcaggcGTACGGGGTGCAGAGGCAGCTGCTGCCCAGCATGTCAGGGCTGGGGGGTGGTGACCTGGGCTGGCTGCCCATCCCCTCGCAGGAGGAGCTGATGAAGCTGGTGCGGCCCCCCTACTCCTACTCAGCTCTCATCGCCATGGCCATCCACGGGGCGCCCGACAAGCGCCTCACCCTCAGCCAGATCTACCAGTACGTGGCTGACAACTTCCCCTTCTACAACAAGAGCAAGGCCGGCTGGCAGAACTCCATCCGCCACAACCTGTCGCTCAATGACTGCTTCAAGAAGGTGCCCCGGGACGAGGATGACCCTG GCAAAGGGAATTACTGGACCCTGGACCCCAACTGTGAGAAGATGTTCGACAATGGAAATTTCcgcaggaagaggaaaaggaaatcgGATGTTTCCTCCGGTACTGGCTCCTTGGCCTCGGAGAAAGCGGAGGGCACTTTCCTGGCCGGCAGCCCCAAGACCACGGAGCCCCAGGACGTCCTGGACAGCACTTCACCGGGCACCACCAGCTCCCCAGAGAAgcggccctcccctcccccgtcgGGCACCCCGTGCCTCAACAGCTTCCTCTCCACCATGACAGCCTACGTGAGCGGGTCGAGCCCCGTGAGCCGCCCTGCGGCCACGCCAGGACTGAGCCCTGAGCCCACTGACAAGATGGGACAGAACTTGCTGAACTTTAGCTCCTACACCCCCCTCACCAACCTCAGCGGCCACGGGGGCGGGGGCGAATGGGCCAACCCCATGCCCACCAACGCTCTCGGCTACGGGGGCTCTGTCCTCAACCAGTTCAGCCCTCATTTCTACAACAGCATCAACGTGAACAATGGCCTCTACCCCAGGGAGGGCACAGAAGTCTAG